The following proteins come from a genomic window of Misgurnus anguillicaudatus chromosome 10, ASM2758022v2, whole genome shotgun sequence:
- the LOC129449096 gene encoding uncharacterized protein isoform X3: protein MLRCNNGNVSTLQSASPFNQLVLSKFLRIKPKVLGVFEISLGIMVFILTICIGIYYILWLPLITILTGAATVSAARTLNMCRVRTSQFLNCLVAITTSVSITFHYIDTFGIRSIVMVVCDILSFIFSVIVASSLCECCRTKSRHVEVGLEVGTAVPNVTVNSFVLGAYAPPPNYESGLFATPQNYSTVASPPHYRPGYSAPPPNYNPDHFAPPPDYSTLPSAPPPDYSTVISAPPPDYITHPSTPPPNYRR, encoded by the exons ATGCTAAGATGCAATAATGGGAACGTCTCTACACTGCAGTCAGCATCACCATTTAACCAACTGGTTTTATCCAAATTCCTGAGGATCAAACCAAAAGTCCTTGGG GTTTTTGAAATATCATTAGGGATAATGGTGTTCATCTTAACCATCTGCATAGGGATTTATTACATCCTCTGGTTGCCTCTTATT ACAATTTTAACTGGAGCTGCAACAGTCTCAGCTGCACGTACACTTAACATGTGTCGG GTCAGAACCTCTCAGTTTCTGAACTGTTTGGTTGCCATAACAACTTCTGTCTCCATCACCTTTCACTATATTGACACCTTT GGCATAAGAAGCATTGTTATGGTGGTTTGTGACATCCTGAGCTTCATCTTCTCTGTAATTGTTGCCTCATCCCTCTGCGAGTGCTGCAGGACGAAG TCCAGACATGTTGAGGTGGGACTAGAGGTTGGCACGGCTGTTCCTAATGTAACTGTCAACAGTTTTGTTCTGGGCGCTTATGCACCTCCACCAAACTATGAATCAGGCCTGTTTGCGACTCCACAAAACTACAGTACAGTCGCATCTCCACCACATTATCGTCCAGGATATTCCGCACCTCCACCAAACTACAACCCAGATCACTTTGCACCACCACCAGACTACAGTACACTCCCATCTGCACCTCCACCAGACTACAGTACAGTCATATCCGCACCTCCACCAGACTACATTACGCACCCTTCTACACCTCCTCCAAACTACAGG AGATAA
- the LOC129449096 gene encoding uncharacterized protein isoform X2, protein MLRCNNGNVSTLQSASPFNQLVLSKFLRIKPKVLGVFEISLGIMVFILTICIGIYYILWLPLITILTGAATVSAARTLNMCRVRTSQFLNCLVAITTSVSITFHYIDTFGIRSIVMVVCDILSFIFSVIVASSLCECCRTKSRHVEVGLEVGTAVPNVTVNSFVLGAYAPPPNYESGLFATPQNYSTVASPPHYRPGYSAPPPNYNPDHFAPPPDYSTLPSAPPPDYSTVISAPPPDYITHPSTPPPNYRTLLSHPSHHSS, encoded by the exons ATGCTAAGATGCAATAATGGGAACGTCTCTACACTGCAGTCAGCATCACCATTTAACCAACTGGTTTTATCCAAATTCCTGAGGATCAAACCAAAAGTCCTTGGG GTTTTTGAAATATCATTAGGGATAATGGTGTTCATCTTAACCATCTGCATAGGGATTTATTACATCCTCTGGTTGCCTCTTATT ACAATTTTAACTGGAGCTGCAACAGTCTCAGCTGCACGTACACTTAACATGTGTCGG GTCAGAACCTCTCAGTTTCTGAACTGTTTGGTTGCCATAACAACTTCTGTCTCCATCACCTTTCACTATATTGACACCTTT GGCATAAGAAGCATTGTTATGGTGGTTTGTGACATCCTGAGCTTCATCTTCTCTGTAATTGTTGCCTCATCCCTCTGCGAGTGCTGCAGGACGAAG TCCAGACATGTTGAGGTGGGACTAGAGGTTGGCACGGCTGTTCCTAATGTAACTGTCAACAGTTTTGTTCTGGGCGCTTATGCACCTCCACCAAACTATGAATCAGGCCTGTTTGCGACTCCACAAAACTACAGTACAGTCGCATCTCCACCACATTATCGTCCAGGATATTCCGCACCTCCACCAAACTACAACCCAGATCACTTTGCACCACCACCAGACTACAGTACACTCCCATCTGCACCTCCACCAGACTACAGTACAGTCATATCCGCACCTCCACCAGACTACATTACGCACCCTTCTACACCTCCTCCAAACTACAGG ACCCTGCTATCCCATCCCTCCCACCATTCCTcgtga
- the LOC129449096 gene encoding uncharacterized protein isoform X1, whose protein sequence is MLRCNNGNVSTLQSASPFNQLVLSKFLRIKPKVLGVFEISLGIMVFILTICIGIYYILWLPLITILTGAATVSAARTLNMCRVRTSQFLNCLVAITTSVSITFHYIDTFGIRSIVMVVCDILSFIFSVIVASSLCECCRTKSRHVEVGLEVGTAVPNVTVNSFVLGAYAPPPNYESGLFATPQNYSTVASPPHYRPGYSAPPPNYNPDHFAPPPDYSTLPSAPPPDYSTVISAPPPDYITHPSTPPPNYRPCYPIPPTIPRDRK, encoded by the exons ATGCTAAGATGCAATAATGGGAACGTCTCTACACTGCAGTCAGCATCACCATTTAACCAACTGGTTTTATCCAAATTCCTGAGGATCAAACCAAAAGTCCTTGGG GTTTTTGAAATATCATTAGGGATAATGGTGTTCATCTTAACCATCTGCATAGGGATTTATTACATCCTCTGGTTGCCTCTTATT ACAATTTTAACTGGAGCTGCAACAGTCTCAGCTGCACGTACACTTAACATGTGTCGG GTCAGAACCTCTCAGTTTCTGAACTGTTTGGTTGCCATAACAACTTCTGTCTCCATCACCTTTCACTATATTGACACCTTT GGCATAAGAAGCATTGTTATGGTGGTTTGTGACATCCTGAGCTTCATCTTCTCTGTAATTGTTGCCTCATCCCTCTGCGAGTGCTGCAGGACGAAG TCCAGACATGTTGAGGTGGGACTAGAGGTTGGCACGGCTGTTCCTAATGTAACTGTCAACAGTTTTGTTCTGGGCGCTTATGCACCTCCACCAAACTATGAATCAGGCCTGTTTGCGACTCCACAAAACTACAGTACAGTCGCATCTCCACCACATTATCGTCCAGGATATTCCGCACCTCCACCAAACTACAACCCAGATCACTTTGCACCACCACCAGACTACAGTACACTCCCATCTGCACCTCCACCAGACTACAGTACAGTCATATCCGCACCTCCACCAGACTACATTACGCACCCTTCTACACCTCCTCCAAACTA CAGACCCTGCTATCCCATCCCTCCCACCATTCCTcgtgaccggaagtga
- the LOC141348990 gene encoding uncharacterized protein translates to MLRCNNGNVSPLQSASPLNQLILSKFLRTKPKVLGVFEISLGIMVFILTIWTGFYYLFWSPLITILTGAATVSAARTLNMCRVRTSQFLNCFVAITAAISIPFHYIDTFGMRIIVFVVCDILIFSSSLIVASSLCECCRTKSRHVEVTYVRTAVPNVTVNNFVLGPYAPPPNYESGRFATPQNYSTAASPPHYSPAYSAPPQNYNPDHFAPPPGYSTLPSAPPPDYSTLPPPNYKR, encoded by the exons ATGCTAAGATGCAATAATGGGAACGTCTCGCCACTGCAATCAGCATCACCATTAAACCAACTGATTTTATCCAAATTCCTGAGGACCAAACCAAAAGTCCTTGGG GTATTTGAAATATCATTAGGTATAATGGTGTTCATCTTAACCATCTGGACGGGGTTTTATTACCTCTTCTGGTCGCCTCTTATT ACAATTTTAACTGGAGCTGCAACAGTCTCAGCTGCACGTACACTTAACATGTGTCGG GTCAGAACCTCTCAGTTTCTGAACTGTTTTGTTGCCATAACAGCTGCTATCTCCATACCCTTTCACTATATTGACACCTTT GGCATGAGAATCATTGTCTTTGTGGTTTGTGACATCCTGATCTTCAGCTCCTCTTTGATTGTTGCCTCATCCCTCTGCGAGTGCTGCAGGACGAAG TCCAGACATGTTGAGGTCACTTACGTAAGAACAGCTGTTCCTAATGTAACTGTCAACAATTTTGTTCTGGGTCCTTATGCACCTCCACCAAACTATGAATCGGGCCGGTTTGCGACTCCACAAAACTACAGTACAGCCGCATCTCCACCGCATTATAGTCCAGCCTATTCTGCACCTCCACAAAACTACAACCCAGATCACTTTGCACCACCACCAGGCTACAGTACACTCCCATCTGCACCTCCACCAGACTACAGTACACTCCCTCCTCCAAACTACAAG AGATAA
- the LOC129448566 gene encoding ankyrin repeat domain-containing protein 34A produces the protein MGDGGTLRTEGNALLKAVFQGKLRLARLLLEGGAYINEGNERGETPVIAACLAGYEDPQTRQRMVRYLLEKGADPNIPDKSGRTALMHACAEHAGKEVVSMLLENGADPSLKDYSGASALVHAINKGDRDTLQVLLDACKAKGKEVIIITTDTSPSGTKKTKQYLNSPPSPNVVDKISPGCMSPSEVEINTSGSAPGEKQESIFNFAVSSALPLASGRPQNERRPPPRKLLKRLNSEPWGLVAPSVLAETVERMEGDLAEEDKLASEMNGLSVSGPGRPLLSRRHSIETHDPTSPKLMDRSCSEDCAGLCGSSWADKVHQHQSLYRRNTAPETQENVAQAAAGIRGLQHPKLTRMEHYESDTHLCPTSIPGSPDSGRVSVERRKYNASPLSLLTSSSRESLESIPNSVSPITMRRRPIGLLERRGSGTLLLDHISHTRPGFLPPLNVNPQRPIPDIRANGKPTSPVHSGSKIMLPVAPSSPKRGPDFKMKKKLMRRHSMQTEQMKQLSTFREILTEKVMEMNGD, from the coding sequence ATGGGTGATGGAGGTACCTTGCGCACAGAGGGCAATGCCCTTTTAAAAGCTGTGTTTCAGGGCAAACTCCGCCTCGCACGCCTCCTCCTGGAGGGTGGAGCCTATATCAATGAAGGGAACGAGCGAGGAGAGACGCCTGTCATAGCAGCCTGTCTGGCGGGATACGAGGATCCGCAGACCCGGCAGCGAATGGTGCGGTACCTCCTGGAGAAGGGAGCTGACCCAAATATACCTGATAAATCAGGTCGGACTGCCTTGATGCATGCGTGTGCAGAACATGCTGGTAAAGAGGTGGTCTCCATGCTGCTGGAGAACGGCGCCGATCCCAGTTTAAAAGACTATTCTGGGGCATCTGCACTTGTACATGCCATTAATAAAGGCGATAGAGACACTCTCCAGGTCTTGCTGGATGCTTGCAAAGCTAAGGGCAAAGAGGTGATCATCATTACTACCGATACCTCTCCCTCTGGTACTAAAAAGACCAAACAGTACCTGAACTCTCCACCATCTCCAAATGTGGTGGACAAAATCTCACCCGGCTGCATGTCTCCGTCCGAGGTGGAGATCAATACATCTGGCTCTGCTCCAGGTGAAAAGCAAGAGAGCATTTTCAACTTTGCCGTGAGCTCGGCGCTCCCGCTAGCCTCCGGTAGGCCGCAAAATGAGAGGAGACCGCCTCCCCGCAAACTTCTGAAAAGGCTGAACTCTGAGCCCTGGGGCCTGGTGGCTCCATCCGTACTTGCAGAGACAGTGGAGCGGATGGAAGGGGATTTAGCTGAAGAGGATAAGTTGGCCTCTGAGATGAATGGGCTGTCAGTCTCGGGTCCAGGCAGACCTTTACTGTCTCGTAGACACAGTATAGAGACCCATGACCCAACATCTCCAAAGCTGATGGATAGGTCTTGTTCTGAGGACTGTGCAGGATTGTGTGGTTCATCCTGGGCGGATAAAGTCCATCAGCACCAGTCTCTGTATCGCAGAAACACAGCCCCTGAAACCCAGGAAAATGTGGCACAAGCAGCGGCGGGCATACGTGGCCTACAACACCCCAAACTCACCCGCATGGAACACTACGAGTCAGACACACACCTGTGTCCCACCTCCATTCCCGGATCTCCGGATTCCGGACGTGTCTCCGTGGAGCGCCGCAAGTACAACGCCTCTCCCTTATCCCTTCTCACCAGCTCCTCCCGAGAATCTCTTGAGAGCATTCCCAACTCTGTATCTCCCATCACAATGCGGCGCCGTCCAATCGGGCTGTTGGAACGGAGGGGATCGGGCACTCTCCTCCTGGATCACATCTCCCACACACGACCTGGGTTCCTCCCTCCTCTCAACGTCAACCCCCAGCGACCCATTCCTGACATCCGGGCTAATGGAAAACCCACTTCTCCTGTTCACTCCGGAAGCAAGATCATGCTTCCGGTCGCCCCCTCGTCCCCGAAACGTGGGCCGGACTTCAAGATGAAGAAGAAACTGATGAGAAGACACTCGATGCAAACGGAACAGATGAAACAGCTTTCGACCTTTCGGGAAATTCTTACAGAAAAGGTGATGGAAATGAATGGAGACTGA